From a single Hippopotamus amphibius kiboko isolate mHipAmp2 chromosome X, mHipAmp2.hap2, whole genome shotgun sequence genomic region:
- the PORCN gene encoding protein-serine O-palmitoleoyltransferase porcupine isoform X1 — protein sequence MATFSRQEFFQQLLHGCLLPTAQQGLDQIWLLLAICLACRLLWRLGLPSYLKHASTVAGGFFSLYHFFQLHMVWVVLLSLLCYLVLFLCRHSSHRGVFLSVTILIYLLMGYGCMSSSPRYRQKGGEMHMVDTVTWHKMRGAQMIVAMKAVSLGFDLDRGEVGAVPSPVEFMGYLYFVGTIVFGPWISFHSYLQAVQGRPLSRRWLQKVARSLALALLCLVLSTCVGPYLFPYFIPLDGDRLLRKWLRAYESAVSFHFSNYFVGFLSEATATLAGAGFTEEKDHLEWDLTVSKPLNVELPRSMVEVVTSWNLPMSYWLNNYVFKNALRLGTFSAVLVTYAASALLHGFSFHLAAVLLSLAFITYVEHVLRKRLARILSACVLSKRCPPDCSHQHRLGLGVRALNLLFGALAIFHLAYLGSLFDVDVDDTTEEQGYGMAYTVHKWSELSWASHWVTFGCWIFYRLIG from the exons ATGGCCACCTTCAGCCGCCAGGAATTTTTCCAGCAGCTGCTGCATGGCTGTCTCCTGCCTACTGCCCAGCAGGGCCTTGACCAGATCTGGCTGCTCCTTGCCATCTGCCTCGCCTGCCGCCTCCTCTGGAGGCTTG GGTTGCCATCCTACCTGAAGCATGCAAGCACCGTGGCAGGCGGGTTCTTCAGCCTCTACCACTTCTTCCAGCTGCACATGGTTTGGGTCGTGCTGCTCAGCCTCCTGTGCTACCTCGTGCTGTTCCTCTGCCGACATTCCTCCCATCGCGGCGTCTTCCTCTCCGTCACCATCCTCATCTACCTACTGATGGGGTATGGGTGTATGTCCTCATCTCCACGCTATCGGCAGAAGGGCGG TGAGATGCACATGGTGGACACTGTGACATGGCACAAGATGAGAG GGGCCCAGATGATCGTGGCCATGAAGGCGGTGTCTCTGGGCTTCGACCTGGACCGGGGCGAGGTGGGTGCAGTGCCCTCGCCCGTGGAGTTCATGGGCTACCTCTACTTCGTGGGCACCATCGTCTTTGGGCCCTGGATATCCTTCCACAGCTACCTACAGGCCGTCCAAGGCCGCCCGCTG AGCCGCCGATGGCTGCAGAAGGTGGCCCGGAGCCTGGCGCTGGCCCTGCTGTGCCTTGTGCTGTCCACCTGTGTGGGCCCCTACCTCTTCCCGTACTTCATCCCCCTTGATGGTGACCGCCTCCTTCGCAA GTGGCTGCGAGCCTACGAGAGTGCTGTCTCCTTCCACTTCAGCAACTATTTTGTGGGCTTTCTGTCCGAGGCCACGGCCACGTTGGCGGGGGCCGGCTTCACCGAGGAGAAGGATCACCTGGAatg GGACCTGACGGTCTCTAAGCCACTGAACGTGGAGCTGCCCCGGTCCATGGTGGAAGTGGTCACAAGCTGGAACCTGCCCATGTCTTATTGGCTAAATAACT ATGTTTTCAAGAATGCTCTCCGCCTGGGGACCTTCTCAGCTGTGTTGGTCACCTATGCAGCCAGCGCCCTCCTGCAC ggcTTCAGCTTCCACCTGGCTGCGGTGCTGCTGTCCCTGGCATTTATCACTTACGTGGAGCACG TCCTCCGAAAGCGCCTGGCTCGGATCCTCAGTGCCTGTGTCTTGTCGAAACGGTGCCCACCAGACTGTTCACACCAGCATCGCTTG GGCCTGGGGGTGCGAGCCTTAAACCTGCTCTTTGGGGCCCTGGCCATCTTCCACCTGGCCTACCTGGGCTCCCTGTTTGACGTTGATGTGGACGACACCACAGAGGAGCAG gGCTACGGCATGGCATACACTGTCCACAAATGGTCAGAGCTCAGCTGGGCCAGTCACTGGGTCACTTTTGGATGCTGGATCTTCTACCGTCTCATAGGCTGA
- the PORCN gene encoding protein-serine O-palmitoleoyltransferase porcupine isoform X3, with amino-acid sequence MATFSRQEFFQQLLHGCLLPTAQQGLDQIWLLLAICLACRLLWRLGAQMIVAMKAVSLGFDLDRGEVGAVPSPVEFMGYLYFVGTIVFGPWISFHSYLQAVQGRPLSRRWLQKVARSLALALLCLVLSTCVGPYLFPYFIPLDGDRLLRKWLRAYESAVSFHFSNYFVGFLSEATATLAGAGFTEEKDHLEWDLTVSKPLNVELPRSMVEVVTSWNLPMSYWLNNYVFKNALRLGTFSAVLVTYAASALLHGFSFHLAAVLLSLAFITYVEHVLRKRLARILSACVLSKRCPPDCSHQHRLGLGVRALNLLFGALAIFHLAYLGSLFDVDVDDTTEEQGYGMAYTVHKWSELSWASHWVTFGCWIFYRLIG; translated from the exons ATGGCCACCTTCAGCCGCCAGGAATTTTTCCAGCAGCTGCTGCATGGCTGTCTCCTGCCTACTGCCCAGCAGGGCCTTGACCAGATCTGGCTGCTCCTTGCCATCTGCCTCGCCTGCCGCCTCCTCTGGAGGCTTG GGGCCCAGATGATCGTGGCCATGAAGGCGGTGTCTCTGGGCTTCGACCTGGACCGGGGCGAGGTGGGTGCAGTGCCCTCGCCCGTGGAGTTCATGGGCTACCTCTACTTCGTGGGCACCATCGTCTTTGGGCCCTGGATATCCTTCCACAGCTACCTACAGGCCGTCCAAGGCCGCCCGCTG AGCCGCCGATGGCTGCAGAAGGTGGCCCGGAGCCTGGCGCTGGCCCTGCTGTGCCTTGTGCTGTCCACCTGTGTGGGCCCCTACCTCTTCCCGTACTTCATCCCCCTTGATGGTGACCGCCTCCTTCGCAA GTGGCTGCGAGCCTACGAGAGTGCTGTCTCCTTCCACTTCAGCAACTATTTTGTGGGCTTTCTGTCCGAGGCCACGGCCACGTTGGCGGGGGCCGGCTTCACCGAGGAGAAGGATCACCTGGAatg GGACCTGACGGTCTCTAAGCCACTGAACGTGGAGCTGCCCCGGTCCATGGTGGAAGTGGTCACAAGCTGGAACCTGCCCATGTCTTATTGGCTAAATAACT ATGTTTTCAAGAATGCTCTCCGCCTGGGGACCTTCTCAGCTGTGTTGGTCACCTATGCAGCCAGCGCCCTCCTGCAC ggcTTCAGCTTCCACCTGGCTGCGGTGCTGCTGTCCCTGGCATTTATCACTTACGTGGAGCACG TCCTCCGAAAGCGCCTGGCTCGGATCCTCAGTGCCTGTGTCTTGTCGAAACGGTGCCCACCAGACTGTTCACACCAGCATCGCTTG GGCCTGGGGGTGCGAGCCTTAAACCTGCTCTTTGGGGCCCTGGCCATCTTCCACCTGGCCTACCTGGGCTCCCTGTTTGACGTTGATGTGGACGACACCACAGAGGAGCAG gGCTACGGCATGGCATACACTGTCCACAAATGGTCAGAGCTCAGCTGGGCCAGTCACTGGGTCACTTTTGGATGCTGGATCTTCTACCGTCTCATAGGCTGA
- the EBP gene encoding 3-beta-hydroxysteroid-Delta(8),Delta(7)-isomerase, with protein MTTNASPVHPYWPRHLRLDNFVPNDSPTWHLLAGLFSISGVLVVTTWILSGRAAVIPLGTWRRLSLCWFAVCGFIHLVIEGWFSLYHEHLLGDQTILSQLWKEYAKGDSRYILNDTFTVCMETITALLWGPLSLWVVIAFLRQQPLRFVLQLVVSVGQIYGDVLYFLTEHHDGYQHGELGHPLYFWFYFVFLNGLWLVLPGILAFDSIKQLARAQSTLDAKATKTKNKQN; from the exons ATGACCACCAACGCTAGCCCCGTGCACCCATACTGGCCTCGGCACTTGAGGCTGGACAACTTTGTGCCTAATGACAGCCCCACCTGGCATCTCCTGGCTGGCCTCTTCTCCATCTctggggtcttagttgtgaccaCATGGATATTGTCAGGTCGTGCTGCGGTCATCCCACTGGGGACTTGGCGGAGACTGTCCCTGTGCTggtttgcagtgtgtgggttcaTTCACTTGGTGATTGAGGGCTGGTTCAGCCTCTACCACGAGCACCTTCTCGGAGACCAAACCATCTTGTCTCAACTGT GGAAAGAGTATGCCAAGGGAGACAGCCGATACATCCT GAATGATACCTTCACGGTGTGCATGGAGACCATCACGGCTCTCCTGTGGGGACCACTCAGCCTATGGGTGGTGATTGCCTTTCTCCGCCAGCAGCCCCTCCGCTTTGTCTTACAGCTTGTGGTCTCTGTGG GTCAGATATACGGGGATGTGCTCTATTTCCTGACAGAGCACCATGATGGATACCAGCACGGGGAGCTGGGCCACCCGCTCTACTTCTGGTTTTACTTTGTCTTCTTGAATGGCCTGTGGCTGGTGCTGCCTGGAATCCTCGCTTTTGATTCTATAAAGCAACTTGCTCGTGCCCAGAGTACGCTGGACGCCAAAGCCACAAAAACCAAGAACAAGCAGAACTAA
- the PORCN gene encoding protein-serine O-palmitoleoyltransferase porcupine isoform X2: protein MATFSRQEFFQQLLHGCLLPTAQQGLDQIWLLLAICLACRLLWRLGLPSYLKHASTVAGGFFSLYHFFQLHMVWVVLLSLLCYLVLFLCRHSSHRGVFLSVTILIYLLMGEMHMVDTVTWHKMRGAQMIVAMKAVSLGFDLDRGEVGAVPSPVEFMGYLYFVGTIVFGPWISFHSYLQAVQGRPLSRRWLQKVARSLALALLCLVLSTCVGPYLFPYFIPLDGDRLLRKWLRAYESAVSFHFSNYFVGFLSEATATLAGAGFTEEKDHLEWDLTVSKPLNVELPRSMVEVVTSWNLPMSYWLNNYVFKNALRLGTFSAVLVTYAASALLHGFSFHLAAVLLSLAFITYVEHVLRKRLARILSACVLSKRCPPDCSHQHRLGLGVRALNLLFGALAIFHLAYLGSLFDVDVDDTTEEQGYGMAYTVHKWSELSWASHWVTFGCWIFYRLIG, encoded by the exons ATGGCCACCTTCAGCCGCCAGGAATTTTTCCAGCAGCTGCTGCATGGCTGTCTCCTGCCTACTGCCCAGCAGGGCCTTGACCAGATCTGGCTGCTCCTTGCCATCTGCCTCGCCTGCCGCCTCCTCTGGAGGCTTG GGTTGCCATCCTACCTGAAGCATGCAAGCACCGTGGCAGGCGGGTTCTTCAGCCTCTACCACTTCTTCCAGCTGCACATGGTTTGGGTCGTGCTGCTCAGCCTCCTGTGCTACCTCGTGCTGTTCCTCTGCCGACATTCCTCCCATCGCGGCGTCTTCCTCTCCGTCACCATCCTCATCTACCTACTGATGGG TGAGATGCACATGGTGGACACTGTGACATGGCACAAGATGAGAG GGGCCCAGATGATCGTGGCCATGAAGGCGGTGTCTCTGGGCTTCGACCTGGACCGGGGCGAGGTGGGTGCAGTGCCCTCGCCCGTGGAGTTCATGGGCTACCTCTACTTCGTGGGCACCATCGTCTTTGGGCCCTGGATATCCTTCCACAGCTACCTACAGGCCGTCCAAGGCCGCCCGCTG AGCCGCCGATGGCTGCAGAAGGTGGCCCGGAGCCTGGCGCTGGCCCTGCTGTGCCTTGTGCTGTCCACCTGTGTGGGCCCCTACCTCTTCCCGTACTTCATCCCCCTTGATGGTGACCGCCTCCTTCGCAA GTGGCTGCGAGCCTACGAGAGTGCTGTCTCCTTCCACTTCAGCAACTATTTTGTGGGCTTTCTGTCCGAGGCCACGGCCACGTTGGCGGGGGCCGGCTTCACCGAGGAGAAGGATCACCTGGAatg GGACCTGACGGTCTCTAAGCCACTGAACGTGGAGCTGCCCCGGTCCATGGTGGAAGTGGTCACAAGCTGGAACCTGCCCATGTCTTATTGGCTAAATAACT ATGTTTTCAAGAATGCTCTCCGCCTGGGGACCTTCTCAGCTGTGTTGGTCACCTATGCAGCCAGCGCCCTCCTGCAC ggcTTCAGCTTCCACCTGGCTGCGGTGCTGCTGTCCCTGGCATTTATCACTTACGTGGAGCACG TCCTCCGAAAGCGCCTGGCTCGGATCCTCAGTGCCTGTGTCTTGTCGAAACGGTGCCCACCAGACTGTTCACACCAGCATCGCTTG GGCCTGGGGGTGCGAGCCTTAAACCTGCTCTTTGGGGCCCTGGCCATCTTCCACCTGGCCTACCTGGGCTCCCTGTTTGACGTTGATGTGGACGACACCACAGAGGAGCAG gGCTACGGCATGGCATACACTGTCCACAAATGGTCAGAGCTCAGCTGGGCCAGTCACTGGGTCACTTTTGGATGCTGGATCTTCTACCGTCTCATAGGCTGA